The following coding sequences are from one Saprospiraceae bacterium window:
- a CDS encoding HmuY family protein: MKNLILVLFAISLLTSCDDSSESSPGSKSLSVTVQNLPADPPTSFDPTTGQPIGETGKFTFFRLSDSSIVANSDSTTSKWDIAFRANTILINSGSSGPGSAGAFLLDGVYQSISEVPADSSFHIDQAPVYAIGKNWYTYDQAAFVFYPKPGKVLILRTSDQKYAKLEILSYYKNAPTTPNYRTDLARYYTFRYIIQQDGSKKF, encoded by the coding sequence ATGAAAAATTTAATTTTAGTACTCTTCGCTATAAGCTTACTTACCTCATGCGATGATTCATCTGAATCATCCCCTGGCTCAAAATCTCTATCTGTAACTGTACAAAATTTACCGGCAGACCCACCTACTTCATTTGACCCTACTACCGGACAACCGATAGGCGAAACCGGCAAATTTACTTTTTTCAGATTATCTGACAGCAGTATCGTCGCTAATTCTGACTCGACTACAAGCAAATGGGATATTGCATTCCGGGCAAATACAATTTTGATCAATAGTGGATCTTCAGGCCCTGGAAGCGCAGGTGCATTTTTGTTGGACGGTGTTTATCAATCCATTTCTGAAGTCCCTGCAGACAGCAGTTTCCATATAGACCAAGCTCCTGTTTATGCTATTGGAAAAAATTGGTACACTTATGATCAGGCAGCATTTGTATTCTATCCAAAGCCGGGCAAAGTTTTAATTTTGCGTACCAGTGATCAGAAATATGCAAAACTGGAAATTCTGAGTTACTACAAAAATGCACCGACCACTCCAAATTACCGTACCGACCTGGCGCGTTACTATACCTTCCGCTACATCATCCAACAGGATGGCTCCAAGAAATTCTAA
- a CDS encoding phosphatidylserine/phosphatidylglycerophosphate/cardiolipin synthase family protein has translation MACISFPSFNHIVRFLLTWIILGLHPIHAENKVYLLESEAEGLQAKLDLINSAQKEIMVAYYAIYEDDTGLAVLSACVHAAKRGVDVRIIVESLSSRISKGMLDYLCNYNIPVQYFNKFSWKKGWNNITSMHDKLLVVDGKYFITGGRNLTNNYYSKFNRSKKKFIDLEIFTEGEVVSQASRYFNHVWTAPFTKYMNNKVYKTTLKDYKHIEAVLDSIYNIQQFHPVKYWSDKTDPVQKINFIRDYYHILPRTRFVSNKVMSLIYEADSTIQIESPYLTPPRSIRKALRNAAFKKVKIELNSNAAYVTDVPVSSAAYANDRDLYLKWGIHAYEFEGQSTLHSKAMVIDNKITVIGTYNLDNLSHQFNSETITVIEDTAFAHKVSRILKSRIKQSTLISAEDEPDPFRNLKFKQRFLFSIFRKTAFIYRPFI, from the coding sequence ATGGCATGCATCTCATTTCCTTCGTTCAATCATATAGTTAGGTTCCTGCTAACATGGATTATTCTTGGACTCCATCCCATACATGCTGAAAACAAAGTTTATCTCTTAGAAAGTGAAGCAGAAGGCCTTCAAGCAAAACTGGATTTGATCAACAGTGCCCAAAAAGAAATCATGGTTGCATATTATGCAATCTATGAAGATGACACCGGGCTCGCTGTTCTATCCGCCTGCGTTCATGCAGCAAAACGAGGTGTCGATGTAAGAATTATAGTAGAAAGTCTGAGTTCCCGCATTTCAAAAGGGATGCTCGACTATCTATGTAATTACAATATCCCTGTACAATACTTTAACAAGTTTAGTTGGAAGAAAGGATGGAATAATATCACTTCAATGCATGATAAACTCCTTGTCGTAGATGGTAAATATTTCATCACCGGTGGAAGAAATCTCACTAATAATTATTATTCAAAATTCAATCGAAGTAAAAAAAAATTTATTGATCTTGAAATATTTACAGAAGGCGAAGTTGTATCCCAAGCTAGCAGGTATTTTAACCATGTTTGGACGGCTCCTTTCACCAAATACATGAACAATAAAGTTTACAAAACTACACTTAAGGATTATAAACATATTGAGGCGGTTTTGGATTCAATCTATAATATTCAACAATTTCATCCAGTAAAATATTGGAGTGACAAAACCGATCCTGTTCAGAAAATTAACTTTATCAGAGACTATTACCATATTCTACCTCGGACCAGATTTGTTTCCAACAAAGTGATGAGTTTAATCTATGAAGCAGATAGCACAATCCAAATTGAATCACCTTACCTTACGCCTCCACGCAGCATCAGAAAAGCGCTTCGCAATGCAGCATTTAAAAAAGTTAAGATTGAACTCAACAGCAATGCTGCTTATGTTACCGATGTGCCTGTTAGCTCGGCTGCATATGCAAATGACAGAGACCTATATCTCAAATGGGGTATACACGCTTATGAGTTTGAAGGACAAAGTACCCTGCATTCTAAAGCGATGGTTATCGACAATAAAATTACCGTGATTGGTACTTATAATTTGGATAATTTGTCACACCAATTTAATTCTGAAACAATTACAGTAATTGAAGATACAGCATTTGCTCACAAAGTTTCACGAATTCTTAAATCACGTATAAAACAGAGCACTTTGATATCGGCTGAAGATGAACCGGACCCCTTTCGCAATCTCAAATTTAAACAGCGATTTTTATTCTCCATTTTCCGAAAAACAGCTTTTATTTATCGCCCTTTTATTTGA
- the queG gene encoding tRNA epoxyqueuosine(34) reductase QueG has product MVYSSEKIKSKARELGFLQVGVAKARQLDKEARNLERWLKQGMHGEMSYMENYYEKRIDPTLLFPGCKSVIMLALNYFPENQYIHKEGIKISRYAYGQDYHQVIKSKLKVLTHWLNDTYGNIQLRYFVDSAPVLERDWAKISGISWSGKNTLSIHPKHGSYFFLACVLTDIEFQVDHPINDHCGTCTRCIEACPTEAIHAQGYIVDASRCISYLTIELKNDIPESFSGKTKGWIFGCDICQEVCPWNRFAKQHQVDEFEPKVELLNLSQQDWLAMTDEAFNEITLNSPIQRTKLKGMKRNVMYCIDKT; this is encoded by the coding sequence ATGGTTTATTCTTCTGAAAAGATCAAATCCAAAGCTCGGGAGCTGGGATTTCTGCAAGTTGGTGTGGCTAAAGCTCGTCAGCTTGATAAGGAGGCAAGGAATCTGGAACGATGGTTGAAGCAAGGGATGCACGGTGAAATGAGCTACATGGAAAATTATTATGAAAAGCGCATCGACCCAACATTGCTCTTTCCTGGTTGTAAATCAGTCATAATGCTGGCGCTCAATTATTTTCCTGAAAATCAATACATTCATAAAGAAGGAATTAAAATATCTAGATATGCTTATGGTCAGGATTATCATCAAGTGATAAAGTCAAAATTGAAAGTTTTAACTCACTGGTTGAATGATACATATGGAAACATTCAACTTAGATATTTTGTAGATTCAGCTCCGGTGCTGGAACGTGATTGGGCGAAAATATCGGGAATTTCGTGGAGCGGAAAAAATACACTTAGTATTCATCCAAAACATGGGAGTTATTTTTTTCTGGCCTGTGTATTAACAGATATTGAATTTCAGGTTGATCACCCGATCAATGACCACTGTGGGACCTGTACTCGCTGTATTGAAGCTTGTCCAACCGAAGCTATACATGCACAAGGTTATATAGTGGATGCATCTAGGTGTATTTCTTATCTTACGATTGAACTTAAGAATGATATACCTGAATCTTTTTCAGGAAAAACGAAAGGATGGATTTTTGGCTGTGACATCTGTCAGGAGGTATGTCCCTGGAATAGATTTGCAAAACAACATCAAGTCGATGAATTTGAACCTAAAGTAGAATTATTGAACCTTTCTCAACAGGATTGGCTCGCCATGACTGATGAAGCTTTCAATGAAATAACGCTAAATTCTCCAATTCAACGAACTAAATTGAAGGGAATGAAGAGAAATGTGATGTATTGTATAGACAAGACATAA
- a CDS encoding RNA polymerase sigma factor → MSFLTKDQHESDYKTLIDKVLQGDQISARNLYDRFSSAMYQVCLHIIRNEVEAADALQESFVKVFLHLDSLENEKLLPAWIKRITVNTCVAMVQKSARYRMEPWEDQISHPVESDDSVGDLEAAYEADLQDVNSCILQLPERYRLVFTLYVIENYSHDQISEMLGIAPSTSRSQYLRAKIKLIQLLKNNNKNERSIQGIFPRTIAAI, encoded by the coding sequence ATGAGCTTTTTGACAAAAGACCAACACGAAAGCGACTACAAAACACTGATTGACAAGGTGCTGCAGGGTGATCAGATTTCTGCAAGAAATCTCTATGACCGTTTTTCGTCTGCAATGTATCAAGTGTGCCTCCATATTATAAGAAATGAAGTTGAAGCAGCGGATGCATTGCAAGAATCATTCGTTAAAGTTTTTTTGCATTTGGATAGTCTGGAAAATGAGAAACTACTGCCTGCATGGATAAAACGAATCACAGTAAATACCTGTGTTGCTATGGTCCAGAAATCTGCAAGATATAGAATGGAGCCTTGGGAAGATCAAATTTCCCATCCGGTAGAGAGCGATGATTCTGTGGGTGATTTGGAAGCGGCTTACGAAGCGGATCTACAAGATGTAAATTCCTGTATTCTCCAACTTCCAGAGCGATATAGATTGGTTTTTACTTTGTACGTAATAGAAAATTACTCACATGATCAAATATCAGAAATGCTGGGAATAGCACCTTCAACCTCAAGGAGTCAGTATTTGAGAGCAAAAATTAAATTGATACAGTTATTGAAAAATAATAATAAAAATGAAAGATCAATTCAAGGAATATTTCCACGCACGATTGCAGCAATCTGA
- the iscX gene encoding Fe-S cluster assembly protein IscX, giving the protein MSSFKNIDDLPISWADHEDIAMGLYARFGPEFGESQIYRIRFTQLLDWVMELPHFEGKREECNESHLEQIQAKWVYEWRDNQ; this is encoded by the coding sequence ATGTCGAGTTTTAAGAATATAGATGATCTTCCAATCAGTTGGGCTGATCACGAGGATATTGCTATGGGGCTTTATGCCAGATTCGGACCAGAATTTGGTGAGTCCCAAATCTACAGGATCCGATTCACGCAGTTATTGGATTGGGTTATGGAACTGCCACACTTTGAAGGAAAAAGAGAAGAATGCAACGAATCCCATTTGGAGCAAATTCAAGCAAAATGGGTCTATGAATGGCGCGACAACCAGTGA
- a CDS encoding 2Fe-2S iron-sulfur cluster binding domain-containing protein, protein MAKIHFKFEDIQIPEKAVEGEFKEMSILEITEEYGVHLNHNCGGVCACSTCHIYVQSGDRHLEPLSDKEEDFIDRAINPRLESRLACQCIILDDHADIVIEVPDQKRIIGHEH, encoded by the coding sequence ATGGCAAAGATTCACTTCAAATTTGAAGATATCCAGATTCCGGAGAAGGCGGTTGAGGGAGAGTTTAAGGAGATGAGTATTCTTGAAATTACTGAGGAATATGGGGTCCATCTCAACCACAATTGCGGTGGGGTGTGTGCCTGTAGTACTTGTCACATCTATGTACAAAGCGGTGATCGGCACCTGGAGCCTCTGTCGGACAAGGAAGAGGATTTCATTGATCGAGCGATCAATCCCAGACTTGAATCCAGGCTGGCATGTCAATGTATTATCTTAGACGATCATGCAGACATTGTCATTGAAGTACCTGATCAGAAAAGGATAATTGGACACGAACATTAA
- a CDS encoding AAA family ATPase, with product MDEIQKQTEVKKYKFKELKVYASTEWLADNKKKYRQVFDRLDTTYIYVELSFYNKLFERDVWETDIELKCFSLIKTKKELCNLSFRRKISKYDPTVYIREGWGNKKEGSFWKKGSYYWEAWIDGEKVATRYFYIEDPGANENIYFPYVELLGMKLYEGPFDDVSDENRHYFKGFNAEETRYIYVDLSLKNNVKQPIWQCELFIKFYNESRELKGQVVRLMQVRREDPVIQLTAGWGSNVKGSWWMGRYTAEVVCMDQLLAVMPFEVGDEFMEGDAPVTLPHKSEPVTLPGTIEDNDTFDEVLAELNELIGLQEIKVKVKEHAQYIKFLQLRKEKGIDDKDQMVLHTAFLGNPGTGKTTVAKMLGRLYKKMGVLSKGHVQEADRAELVGEFIGQTAPKVKEVIEKARGGVLFIDEAYALARTNDDSKDFGREVVEILVKEMSNGPGDIAVILAGYPKEMRFFLDSNPGLKSRIKHYYHFSDYLPQELYEIALYASSLKQVEFQADAWKLFQSIILSAYRKRDASFGNARFVYDLVDKAKMNLGIRIMDTQTPENLDTAELKMISSEDVRKITIEPEKSKPVIPVDEELLQSAMHELNDMIGIDKVKNEIHELVRIVRHAQRHGKEVLHKYFLHTVFLGNPGTGKSTVARILAKIYKALGILERGHMVETDRQGLVAGYIGQSAIKTAERIDEAMGGVLFIDEAYSLTQSMHGQGDYGSEVIQTLLKRMEDQRGLFFVFVAGYTDQMEQFLKSNPGLSSRFDKILKFEDYGADELYLISLKMITDAGLDIQEDAKEVVMEYFRYLVDTKDKHFGNGRLIRSIIQEVIQNYELRQTESTDPEPDKYIRQMDVQHLGPGHDRREIFARPRLGFKKNA from the coding sequence ATGGACGAAATTCAAAAGCAAACTGAAGTAAAGAAGTATAAGTTCAAAGAACTCAAGGTTTATGCCTCTACTGAATGGCTGGCAGACAACAAGAAAAAGTATCGCCAGGTATTTGACAGGTTGGATACCACATATATCTATGTTGAACTTTCATTTTACAATAAACTTTTCGAACGAGATGTCTGGGAAACCGATATAGAACTCAAATGCTTTAGTCTGATCAAGACAAAAAAAGAGCTATGTAACTTGAGTTTTCGTCGCAAAATCTCCAAATATGACCCTACGGTCTATATCAGAGAAGGCTGGGGTAATAAAAAAGAAGGCTCCTTTTGGAAAAAAGGATCATACTATTGGGAAGCCTGGATCGACGGCGAAAAAGTTGCCACCAGGTATTTTTACATTGAAGATCCTGGGGCGAATGAAAATATATACTTTCCCTATGTTGAGCTCCTCGGCATGAAGCTCTACGAAGGCCCTTTTGATGATGTTTCCGACGAAAACAGACATTATTTCAAAGGGTTCAATGCGGAAGAAACCAGATATATTTATGTGGACCTGAGTTTAAAGAACAACGTAAAGCAGCCTATTTGGCAATGTGAGCTATTCATCAAATTTTATAACGAATCCAGAGAACTCAAAGGTCAGGTGGTACGACTCATGCAGGTGAGAAGGGAAGATCCTGTCATACAGCTGACCGCAGGGTGGGGCTCCAACGTGAAAGGTTCCTGGTGGATGGGCAGATATACCGCCGAAGTCGTATGCATGGATCAGTTACTCGCTGTCATGCCTTTTGAAGTAGGCGACGAATTTATGGAGGGCGATGCCCCTGTAACTTTACCTCATAAATCTGAACCTGTAACGCTTCCGGGTACCATTGAGGACAATGATACTTTTGATGAAGTTCTGGCTGAACTTAACGAACTGATTGGACTTCAGGAAATTAAGGTCAAAGTCAAAGAACACGCCCAATACATTAAATTCCTCCAGTTGAGAAAGGAAAAGGGTATTGATGACAAAGATCAAATGGTATTGCACACGGCATTCCTAGGAAACCCGGGTACAGGAAAAACAACTGTAGCCAAAATGCTTGGGAGGCTCTACAAAAAAATGGGTGTACTTTCAAAGGGACATGTCCAAGAAGCTGATCGAGCTGAACTCGTTGGAGAATTTATTGGCCAGACAGCGCCAAAAGTGAAAGAAGTCATTGAAAAAGCCAGAGGCGGTGTATTGTTTATTGATGAAGCCTATGCACTTGCCAGAACCAATGATGACAGTAAGGATTTTGGTCGTGAAGTCGTTGAAATATTGGTCAAGGAAATGTCAAATGGCCCGGGTGATATCGCTGTGATTTTGGCAGGTTATCCTAAAGAAATGAGGTTCTTTTTGGATTCCAATCCCGGCCTAAAATCAAGGATTAAGCACTATTATCATTTCTCGGATTATCTCCCACAAGAATTATACGAAATTGCTCTGTATGCCTCTAGTTTAAAACAGGTGGAATTCCAGGCTGATGCTTGGAAATTGTTTCAATCTATAATACTCAGTGCGTACCGCAAGCGAGATGCCAGCTTTGGCAATGCAAGATTTGTATATGATCTGGTGGACAAAGCCAAAATGAATCTAGGTATTCGGATCATGGACACTCAGACACCTGAAAATCTGGATACCGCAGAGTTAAAAATGATCAGCTCAGAGGATGTGAGAAAAATCACCATTGAACCTGAAAAATCAAAACCTGTCATTCCGGTAGATGAAGAATTGCTCCAATCGGCTATGCACGAGCTCAATGACATGATAGGTATTGACAAAGTGAAAAATGAAATTCACGAACTGGTTCGAATCGTGCGTCATGCACAAAGGCATGGCAAAGAGGTTTTGCATAAATACTTTCTGCACACGGTCTTTTTAGGGAATCCAGGCACCGGAAAAAGCACAGTTGCGCGAATCTTAGCCAAGATATACAAAGCGCTTGGAATTTTGGAAAGGGGCCACATGGTTGAAACAGACCGCCAGGGACTAGTCGCAGGATATATTGGTCAAAGTGCTATAAAAACGGCGGAAAGGATAGACGAGGCAATGGGTGGTGTATTATTCATAGATGAGGCATACAGTCTGACCCAATCTATGCATGGCCAGGGCGACTATGGAAGCGAGGTCATTCAGACACTTTTGAAGCGAATGGAGGATCAACGAGGTTTGTTCTTTGTTTTTGTCGCAGGGTACACCGACCAGATGGAGCAATTCTTGAAGTCTAATCCGGGATTGAGCAGTCGCTTTGACAAGATATTGAAATTTGAAGATTACGGAGCAGACGAGCTTTACCTTATTTCTCTCAAGATGATAACAGATGCAGGTTTGGATATTCAGGAAGATGCTAAGGAGGTGGTGATGGAATATTTTCGTTATTTAGTCGATACAAAGGATAAACATTTTGGCAACGGGCGTCTTATCCGATCAATCATCCAGGAAGTAATCCAAAATTACGAGTTAAGACAAACTGAAAGCACTGACCCCGAACCTGATAAATACATTCGCCAGATGGACGTGCAACATCTGGGACCAGGCCATGATAGACGTGAAATATTTGCAAGACCGAGGTTGGGTTTTAAGAAAAATGCTTAA
- a CDS encoding TIGR00266 family protein, whose product MPAHELDYKIYGEELQYVEIELDPNETAIAESGSFLMMEDGIRMATIFGDGRQQSGGFMGKLFSAGKRLLTGESLFMSTFTNEGSGKAKVSFAAPYTGKIIALDLRQYNEKIIAQKDSFLCAAMGVSIGIELQRKLGTGIFGGEGFIMQKLEGDGMAFVHAGGYVREIDLGIGQSLRVDTGCVVAYTDRVDFDIEFIKGIKNMVFGGEGLFYAVLRGPGKVWIQSLPISRLASKIMQYGSVGGRREEGSILGGLGNILDGDGF is encoded by the coding sequence ATGCCTGCGCACGAGTTGGATTACAAAATTTATGGTGAAGAACTCCAATATGTCGAGATTGAGTTGGACCCGAACGAAACAGCGATAGCTGAAAGTGGATCATTCCTGATGATGGAAGATGGAATCCGAATGGCCACCATTTTTGGTGATGGCAGACAACAATCCGGTGGTTTTATGGGAAAGCTGTTTTCTGCAGGAAAAAGGCTACTCACGGGCGAAAGTCTATTCATGAGCACGTTTACAAATGAAGGTTCAGGTAAGGCAAAGGTGAGTTTTGCTGCTCCATATACCGGAAAAATCATCGCACTTGATCTCAGGCAATACAATGAAAAGATTATTGCTCAAAAAGATTCATTTTTGTGTGCTGCAATGGGTGTCAGCATAGGGATAGAATTACAAAGAAAACTTGGGACAGGAATTTTCGGAGGAGAAGGATTTATCATGCAGAAGTTGGAAGGAGATGGTATGGCCTTCGTGCATGCAGGCGGCTATGTGAGAGAGATAGACCTTGGGATCGGGCAAAGTCTGAGAGTAGACACCGGTTGTGTAGTCGCTTATACGGACAGGGTGGATTTTGACATAGAATTTATCAAAGGTATCAAGAACATGGTATTCGGAGGAGAAGGATTGTTCTATGCTGTCTTGCGAGGGCCGGGAAAGGTTTGGATTCAATCACTTCCGATAAGTAGACTTGCTTCCAAAATAATGCAATACGGAAGTGTCGGTGGAAGGAGAGAGGAGGGCAGTATTCTTGGAGGTCTGGGCAATATTCTAGATGGTGATGGGTTCTAA